Below is a genomic region from Macaca thibetana thibetana isolate TM-01 chromosome 1, ASM2454274v1, whole genome shotgun sequence.
TTACCCTCCTATTACCAGTATTAATTCCCTTCTGGTTTCTGTAAATAGCtcatttccttgtttctttcttagtgatattttcattatcttaTCTGGGCATTTTCAGTATCTGATATGCTATGTGAAAGAGCAGCAAACTCATTTGACTTTCATTATGTGGATATTGACTTGCATTTTTCAAGCTTAGAGATTTTGAGAAGTGTGGTGATAGAGAGGCTTGATTCTCATCACTTACTCTACCTAACCCGGATGCGCTGTCTCTGGGTGGGCAATTGATTTTGAAAATACGAGCTGGCTATCTATCACTTCAAATGTCTAGGTCCTATTATACTAAACTCCTTCACGGTATTCACCTCCTAGAAGAGAACTGTATGTCTACTTCAAGCATtgcttaaataaaatgaattacattttATCACCAAGATACTGATTGATTTGAATCCAACATTTTAGATCTTGCtagaatactatttttaaaaaatcttctggaTAAATAAGTAAgcataagaaatgaaaaagtcaGCAAACTGATGCAAGGAAGATAAACTTGTAGAATTTTCCAAGGGGAACAAATTAAGAAACATTGGTAATAATGCTTTCAAAAATTATCAGTAAACagagatttattataaattgGGTATGACTATCAAGGCTACTACCCCAAGCTACTTCCCATGAAGTTGATTAGAAATCATTGCAATTTGAccattagttaatttttattatttatttatttatttattttatcacttGACACTTTACTGAATGCAAAGCAAGATTTAGCATCTTTGCCTTTGATGTACAGAGCTGAAGCGGTAGCCCAGGGAGGAGAGGACTGCGTGTTTTTTCTTGGCGGGGGAGTTGTGCACCCTGTAGTCTGTTGTGTTGTGGGAAGATCAGCCCATGTTCTGTCGGTTGCCATAGCCCCTAGGGTGGGTGTCCTTCCAGTCATCCCACTCCCGGGCTCTGTGGAGTGTTTGTTCatcattctctccctcctttaCTTCTTGATCTTCCTGTTGCTGAGCTGCTTTTCTGAATTCCTCTGGTGTTGCCTTGGCTATTCCCTGATCCGGTAATGCTCCATATTTCCGATGTTGCTCATACCAGTCACTCACCGTCATAGTTGCCAGACTTGGATAACCAGCTCCAAATACTTTGGCTTGGGCCACCTTCCCCATGAGAATGAAGGGTTTCACTGGAGGCCTATCCTGGAGAGACGAGTTAGAAGCTGATGCCTCTCTTGAAGAGTCTCTTTCTCTCAGGATCTTTATTTCCTGGTCAATGCTCTCAATCTCTTCTAAGCTGGTATCAATCCACCCCTGAAGGTGAAGATGATAATATTCACGAACACGCTCATCATCTGCTTGACCGCTTTCCACAGCAGATTTCATTGCAGACAACCTATGCTCCAACTCCTTCTTCTGCTTGTATCTCTCGATTTTAGCCTGTCTTTGAGATGCCATAGCAACGAGGCTAGGATAAGCCATGGAAGAATTGGCAGTGTGATTTTCAGCTGAGTTGTTCTTGGTTTTGGGCAGCTCAAACTCTGCCACATGATAGCAATGGCACTGAGTTAAGTAGTTCATAAAGTGTTCTCGAGCCCACTGCAAATGATCTAGACGCTTGCTGGGGTTGACTTGTTTCATGGTGAGGGCTCCTTGAAACACTGGCACCAACAGGTACTTCAGGTCGGTGGAAGCAAT
It encodes:
- the LOC126942855 gene encoding immunoglobulin-binding protein 1-like, which translates into the protein MAAEDELLLPQLPELFETGKQLLDEVEVATEPASSRIVQEKVFKGLDLLEKAAEMLSQLDLFSRNADLEEIASTDLKYLLVPVFQGALTMKQVNPSKRLDHLQWAREHFMNYLTQCHCYHVAEFELPKTKNNSAENHTANSSMAYPSLVAMASQRQAKIERYKQKKELEHRLSAMKSAVESGQADDERVREYYHLHLQGWIDTSLEEIESIDQEIKILRERDSSREASASNSSLQDRPPVKPFILMGKVAQAKVFGAGYPSLATMTVSDWYEQHRKYGALPDQGIAKATPEEFRKAAQQQEDQEVKEGENDEQTLHRAREWDDWKDTHPRGYGNRQNMG